A window of Meiothermus cerbereus DSM 11376 genomic DNA:
TTTTTCAGGCGGTTGAGATACTGCTTGCGAAACTTGGCCACCTTGGGGCCCACCACAAACGCGCAGTAGGGTTGGTAGGGGTTGCGCCGGAAGTATTTCTGGTGGTAGTCCTCGGCGGGGTAGAACTTCTCGAAGGCCACCAGCTCGGTCACGATGGGGTTCTGCCAGAGCCCGGCCTGGTTCAGGTTTTGCATTACTTCCTGGGCCTGCGCTTTTTGCTCTGGGGAGTGGTAAAAAATGACCGAGCGGTACTGTGGCCCCACATCGTTGCCCTGCCGGTTGGGCGTGGTGGGGTCGTGAATGGCAAAGAAGATTTCCAGGACTTCTCGGTAAGAAATTACACCCGGGTCGAACGTCACCTGCACCACCTCAGCGTGGCCGGTCTGCTTGCTGCACACCTGCTCGTAGGTGGGGTTGGGCAGATGCCCCCCGGAGTAGCCCGAAACCACCTCCACCACGCCCTCTAGTTCGTCGTAGATGGCTTCCAAACACCAAAAACATCCACCGCCCAGGGTGGCGACCTCGAGGTTTTGACCCATGGCAGTCAATTATGACTGAACCTCAGCAGTGCGATGTAAGACAAATGACTGTCACAAAGACAGCACTTTGGCGAGTTCGTACTTTTTGCGGTTAATGTCCTTGCGTTTTTCGATGGCTTCTTTGAAGGGCGTAAGGCGAATTTCGTCGTTGACTTCGCCTATCGCAACCCCGCTGGCCCCGCTCAGCAGGGCCTCCACGCAAGCGGCCCCCAGGCGGCTTGCCAGCACCCGGTCTCTGGCAGTGGGGCTGCCTCCACGCTGGATGTGGCCCAGAACCGTAACCCGGCCCTCGAAACCGGAGTACTGTTGCACATCCTTGGCGAGCTGCTCGGCGCCGCCCTCGTAGCCTCCTTCGGCCACCACCACAATGGAAGAGCGCTTGCCCTTCTCCGCCGATTTGTTAATCACCTCAGCGCAGGCCTGGGCATCGGTGGGAATTTCGGGAATCACAACCACCTCGGCCCCCCCCGCAATACCGACCTCGAGCGCAATGAAGCCGGCGTGGCGGCCCATCACTTCGATAAAAAAGACCCTCGAGTGGCTCGCGGCAGTATCGCGGATACGGTCAATAGCGTCCAGGGCTGTATTGACGGCGGTGTCGAAGCCTATGGTGTAGTCGGTGCCGTAGAGGTCGTTGTCTATAGTGCCGGGCGCACCCACAATCGGGATGTGGTGCTCCGCAAGCAGCTTTGCTGCTCCGGTATAGGTTCCGTTGCCACCAATGGCTATTACCCCATCTATGCCTGCTTTTTTCAGGTTTTCGGCGGCCCTGGCTCGGCCTTCGGGGGTCATGAACTCTTTGCTTCGGGCCGTGAGCAAGATGGTACCGCCCCGCTGCAAAGTATTGGCCACATCACGCGGCCCCATCAGCACGAAATCGCCCTCAATCATGCCCTGGTAACCCCCCCGGATACCGATAACTTCCAGACCATTGGCCCAGCCCGAGCGCACTACCGCCCGGATGGCCGCGTTCATGCCGGGTGCGTCTCCCCCACTGGTAAAAACAGCTATTCGCTTCATCAAAGTATACTCCAAACTTAGACCTTGCCTTACAAAGACCCAGGGGCCTTCTGGCAAAAACTGCCTGTTAGTTTACCCAAGAAACTCTGTTATGTGGCATCCGAAGGTATCCAGCGCTGGCAGACCCACGCTCCAATCAGGCGGCCCTGGCCCCTTTGCGGGCACGTTATTCAACACCTCCAGACACGTCGAATGGGGCTCACGGTTTTGGCACATCTGGTTTGTGGGCCAGTTCGTAGGCCAGGTTGCGGGGAACCCCTGCTTCGATCAAAGCGCTTACCAGCTCCTTACCTTTGAGGCCCTGGGCTTTGAGCTGCTCGAGCAATTCCTGTGTCCCCTGCCCCCTGGCTGCTGGAGCCTGCTCTTTTGGCCCCAGCACCAGCACAAACTCGCCCCTGGGTTCTTTGAAGTATTCCAGC
This region includes:
- the msrA gene encoding peptide-methionine (S)-S-oxide reductase MsrA, coding for MGQNLEVATLGGGCFWCLEAIYDELEGVVEVVSGYSGGHLPNPTYEQVCSKQTGHAEVVQVTFDPGVISYREVLEIFFAIHDPTTPNRQGNDVGPQYRSVIFYHSPEQKAQAQEVMQNLNQAGLWQNPIVTELVAFEKFYPAEDYHQKYFRRNPYQPYCAFVVGPKVAKFRKQYLNRLKKRAATN
- the pfkA gene encoding 6-phosphofructokinase translates to MKRIAVFTSGGDAPGMNAAIRAVVRSGWANGLEVIGIRGGYQGMIEGDFVLMGPRDVANTLQRGGTILLTARSKEFMTPEGRARAAENLKKAGIDGVIAIGGNGTYTGAAKLLAEHHIPIVGAPGTIDNDLYGTDYTIGFDTAVNTALDAIDRIRDTAASHSRVFFIEVMGRHAGFIALEVGIAGGAEVVVIPEIPTDAQACAEVINKSAEKGKRSSIVVVAEGGYEGGAEQLAKDVQQYSGFEGRVTVLGHIQRGGSPTARDRVLASRLGAACVEALLSGASGVAIGEVNDEIRLTPFKEAIEKRKDINRKKYELAKVLSL